The Quercus lobata isolate SW786 chromosome 9, ValleyOak3.0 Primary Assembly, whole genome shotgun sequence region TGAATGCAAGGGGGAGTTTTAAAAACTGTTCACAgctattttatcaaatttaatagGTACATAAATCTTACAAACCGACTAGGAAGTATATACTTCATTTGGGGTGTTGTACTCATGTCGAATCCGTGTTAAACCCATATCGTAATGGTGTCAAATTTACCGTaacatattataaattttcaaaaattgtttgtGCCGCTGTATCATACTCATACCCATGTCTGTGTCCGTGTCTGTGTATCCTAGCAAACATACATAGATTGAAAATACATATGTATTTTCTCATTTCATTAGGTACTCTCTAAGCATTCTTCTCACATTTATGATAGatcttactaattaaatttatgttgAAATCTACCTTGAATGCATGAGGAATGAGCACCTCGTTACTgtgtttcaaaaataccaaataatttttcatttttatcctAAGTGGGCACATATATACCCGTAGTGGTAGGTAAAAGCCATAAGCCATAGCCATAGCTGAATGGATTGCTACcctacacccaaaaaaaaaaaagctctctcTTGTTAATAGTTTGATATACTTAACTCCAATAATGTGTCCTACTATCTAACTCTATGCGTGGCCGTTGGTTCAAGATCTAAATAATCACTTTAGCAGAACAAAAGATCTAAATATAATCACTCTTGCCTTAATGAAAGCACTGAGCAGTAGTAATTAAACATCGAAAATTGAAAGGTGTACAGATTATCACGTACACTATAGAGGATCATGTTCCTcataaattatattccaaaaagaaaattgacgGTACAAAAATTGACAATCGGGGTGTTGAAGGTTATCCACAGAAAATGCCCTTGGAgccatattttttattagtttaaaagacaaaacaacaaaatctaaaagGCATAAAACTAGTTAAGAAACTTATAGCTCTACTGATAAAGGGTTCAGTTCTACTCTCGCTTAAACAACCAAGAGACaataaatataacaattttttttttttagttgtacTCACCTAAAAATGAACGAAAGTGGACTGAATTAACTTGACTTTATAGACTGAATTGGATCGGAAAGAACATAAGTGGATCAAATAAACCAAATGGACTAAATTGGACCAGCATGAACTGAATTGAACTGGAATGGCCCAACGTAGACTAAAATATACCATATGGACCAAATTCGACTAAAGTAGACAGAAATTGACTAAATGGACTGAATTAAATATATGGAATTGGACCACACCTTTCTCTCGCCCTTTACCGATGTGggacaacaaaataatttaagCGGACACAATCCCACATCTGAAGTTTAACTCACTTTTACATACCTTCTGTTCATATAATAATTCCACCAGAACCCTTCATTGTCAAACACATCGGTCTTAAGTCAGGACACAAGGAAAAGATGGAGAACTGTTTGCGCATGGCTCGGCAACTCATTCTCAACGAGATCAATAAGGggtgcaacaacaaaaatttcgtGATGTCTCCAATGTCAATCATCGTTGCATTGAGCATTCTGGCTTTTGGTTCACGAGGTCGCACGCTGGAGCAACTGCTGGACTTCCTTGAAGCAAAGGACATGGATGATCTCAAAGCCAAGGCCTCTCTGATGATGTCTGCTGCTGCACCAGTCGAGAACACCAATGAAGGTCTGATTCTGTCTTCTCTTAATGGGGTTTGGATTGATCAGCGTTTCGCTGTGAGACCCTCCTTCAAGGAGATTGCCGAAACCGTTTTCAAAGCAGAAGCCAACGCTGTTGACTTTGTGAATGAGGTATGAAACTCATCTTTTTCATCGCAATTAATCTTTGTGCTGTGCATGCATGGACTGGTTTTTTACATATAGTACTTTAATATTACTAGTATATGAAAAGGATGATGATGCAGTTAGCTACGTTGGTATAATTACTAAAGTTTGAGACTTGTATAGAGTGTTTGGATACGActtattgctaaaaactgaaagactgaaatatttataaatgatcgactttgaaatattttacaGGCTGAGAAAGTAAGGAATAAAGTGAACTTATGGGTTAAGAATGCGACAAAAGGGCTCATCAAAGAAGTTCTCGCACCTGGTGCTGTTAGTGGGGCAACAATAATCATCCTTGCCAATGCTCTCTATTTCAAGGGAGCTTGGTTATATCCTTTTAAAGCTAAAAGgactcaaccaaaaaaattttatcccCTTGTTGGAGAACCAATTAAAGTTCCCTTCATGACCGGCACAACAGAGGTGAAACATTTTTTTGGATCCTTCGAAGAATTCAAGGTTCTTGAGATCCCATATAAGGAAGGACAAGACAACAGGCGATTCTCTATGTATGTCTTTCTTCCTGAGAAGAAAAATGGGTTACAAGATGTAATTCAAAGGTTTAATTCCAACCCAAATTTATTAGATAAATGCTTTGATCTACAAAAAATACATCTTTCTGATATGTTGATTcctaaattcaagttttcatatgggtttgaagctaaagaaattatgaaaaatcTTGGATTAACATTACCTTTTGAGACGGTTGGGGATTTCACAGAAATTATTGAATCTCTTGAAAGTGGAAAATTTTTCGTCTCCAGCATTGTTCAAGAGTCTTGTATTGAAGTTAATGAGAAAGGTACAAAAGCTGCTGCTGCTACTTGTGCCGCTGTACAGCTCACTTCACGTCCACCTCCACGACCAAGTTTTGTGGCAAACCATCCATTCATGTTCATGATTAGAGAAGGGATATCTGGGATCATATTTTTTGTTGGAGTTGTACTTAACCCCCTTTTAGGCTAattgatatatgtttatgttAAGAGGTTATGGTGAGTCTCTTCAAAGTTAAATTTTATAAGGATttgtgaattcaaattttagatactttattttgtttgaattttttatgacattctttatatatatatatatatatatatatatatatatgtatgtataggCTTAAGCTTAAGATCATATTATCACTAACCCAATGAACTTTGGGTCAAATGACAATTCTTACTCTCATGAAAATAGGTGGAGGGTAAGTTTATAAGTTTGAAGACTGCAAATTAATGTGTTACAATACCATTCCAATAAATTTAATAGAATCACAGAATAGATTTAATTTCCCTTCAAAGAAGGCATGAGACTTAATTCTTATAGTTCTTTTATCTTTGTAATAAAATgctatttatataaaatttgtgtaatttataatgtttgaaacttttattttgtatatatatatttatttagataaattaattgaaactTCCATACGTACCGAGCAAATTTACGACTAACAAAAAAGTATTTACAATGACTAGCTAATTTTAAGTTTGCTAATGAGTGAAAGAGTGACTTCTTCTAAATGTTTGAGCCTTTATAGGTTTGTGACCCTGTTTCTCTCtaattcaaatcaaattttccaACTCTAATGAATATTGTTAAATATGTATTAGTGAGGCTTTTAGTGTTTTGAGATCTCATGGTTTATCATCTTCCTCTATGGCTGTGGATAAAGTCGTGCTAAAAGATTCAATTTTAGAAAACTAAAGATAAATTATCCTTAGGTTTggttaaatgttttttttttccaatttgttTTGAATTAGTCATTCAAATTATTTCAACTGAGTTTGATTGTTTTCTTGAGGCAagtgaatttaataatttgtcaCACACCACATaatacaaactatatatatgcATGAGATTTAATGTTCACTTATGGTGCATTAACTATATATCccttattggtaattttttttcataattgcttTCAGTCACTATaacattcttaaaattttgagttgaaaataaactaaactatttATGAAAAACTCGAGTTATATTTATAGAGAATTTCAATCTTGACTCGTGAAAAAACCTTGCTTGTGTTcatttgtttaataaacaagtcaaaCTCAAGCCCAACTTTAGACTCGATTATTAAATGAACCGagtttaaatataataatatgttCATAAACAAGCTCGTGAACATAAGAGttctaattaattatatataatactatatatttatacgtatacttgtcaaaaaatatatttatatagatttgaaatttggttgtataagtttttaaattgGTTCATACGATATgcaattattatttgtagtttattcataactttttttttatttttgagaatctagTTTATTTATTACATAAACAATCcatatgtagtaaaatttatagatttataaagaggtaaaatattttagccatgattttattatatatagggaaaaaataagttaatcaaaTAACTCGTAAACAAGCTCGAGCTTGCTTGAAAAGTAAATGAATCAAGCCaaaacatataatataatttgaagaaaataaaattaaaataaacaaatctaaaCGGTTAATACTCAACTTGGCTCATTTTTGGCATTACTCAAAATAGTCAACTagttgcttcttctttttttcacatatattttcctcatttttatcatttttgtcaTTATCTTAGTGCTTTTGGTGCTACCGATAATGAATGATGTTTGCCACCATATCTCATGACAATGGCTTTATAATTTGTTAACATTGAAATATTTGAGGGTTGATATAGTAAGAAATGAAGTGATTTATCATATATGGGCTAAGAATGTTATTAGGGCACCTCGAAGAAGTTCTCCCACCTGATGCTATTAATAAAGAAGCGATGCTCATCATCCTTGCAAATGCAGGAAAACCACAAAGGTGAAACACTTTTATGGATCCATCCAATCAACCTTTAAAGTTCTCAAGATCCCATATCAAAAAGGACAAGAAACAGTCAATTTTCCATATGTGTTTCTTCCCATAATGAAGATGAATTACAAGAACTAATTCAAAGGTTCAATTCACTGACACTTAATCCGATTATCGGATtacaccgaaaaaaaaaagaaaaaaaaaagaaaaagaaaagccaaacATAACCATAT contains the following coding sequences:
- the LOC115960003 gene encoding serpin-ZX-like, which translates into the protein MENCLRMARQLILNEINKGCNNKNFVMSPMSIIVALSILAFGSRGRTLEQLLDFLEAKDMDDLKAKASLMMSAAAPVENTNEGLILSSLNGVWIDQRFAVRPSFKEIAETVFKAEANAVDFVNEAEKVRNKVNLWVKNATKGLIKEVLAPGAVSGATIIILANALYFKGAWLYPFKAKRTQPKKFYPLVGEPIKVPFMTGTTEVKHFFGSFEEFKVLEIPYKEGQDNRRFSMYVFLPEKKNGLQDVIQRFNSNPNLLDKCFDLQKIHLSDMLIPKFKFSYGFEAKEIMKNLGLTLPFETVGDFTEIIESLESGKFFVSSIVQESCIEVNEKGTKAAAATCAAVQLTSRPPPRPSFVANHPFMFMIREGISGIIFFVGVVLNPLLG